The DNA region CTTTCTACATAATTATTCCGTTTTTATTACTAATTAATCCATTATTTTTTAAAAATAAATTCATAATTTTAACTATCAGCGGAATTTTAATTTATATTCTACTCAGATTATTAGGTTTCAATAACAGCTCCCTCGGCATCAAACCGGCAAAGACCACACAGTCAATTCGAGATATTTCAGCGATAACACTTATTCTTATAGTTGTTGGAATTATTTTATCCAGCTTTAAAATATCAAGATTCCAGCCAAGCGAAACTTTGTCTTTTTACTTATTTTATATTTTTATATCTTCGCCTATTCAAGAATTTCTTTACAGGGGAGTATTAACGAGCATTTTACAACAAATAAATTTTCGAAAATTTTCAATCATCTTGACTTCATCGATTTTATATAGCTTAGCGCATTTAGGCTATAAAGATCTCATAACCTGCATATTAACATTTCTAATTGGTCTATTGTGGCATCAAAAATATCTCAAAACCAAGAACCTCACTGGAGTAATCATTAGCCATGCAATCTTAGGAGTTATCACAATTTTTATTGGGATCATTGATTAGTCAGTTTCTGGTAAAATATTTTCAAGCCAAAGTTTAATTTCTTCTAAAATATATTCTTCTTGTGAGTTTAAATTTTGGTTATTTGCAATCTCTTGGAATTCTTTCATAAAATTGGGCATCATTTTTTGTAAATTTTCTACCCGATACTCTTCCCAAAGCTCTTTTTCTTGAGA from Candidatus Saccharimonas sp. includes:
- a CDS encoding CPBP family intramembrane metalloprotease encodes the protein MSFYLFYIFISSPIQEFLYRGVLTSILQQINFRKFSIILTSSILYSLAHLGYKDLITCILTFLIGLLWHQKYLKTKNLTGVIISHAILGVITIFIGIID